Proteins encoded together in one Stigmatella aurantiaca window:
- the ptsP gene encoding phosphoenolpyruvate--protein phosphotransferase: MTDRSDSSPLVGLVIVSHSRQLAEGVAELAREMAGPSVRIATAGGTDAPDAPLGTDALRVMNAIESIYSEAGVLVLMDLGSAVMNAELAVDLLPPDHRERVLLCSAPLVEGAVVAAVQARLGNPLGRVAEEAGMALMAKQGQVGGPAVSGALASPRPLGAPEVTLRMAVLNPLGLHARPAARLVQAVASFSAAIQLRNLTTQSKEVDARSISAVMTLGVQQGHEVEFIASGVDGAHALEALRLLVETHFGDASASRGSAAPAVGPLLASEASVTTWLPGVLISPGIAVGPAIVLQPEVDGGDGGAMGSPSQEWERLQRAIQSVRDELMATRAALALRADHQTVEIFDAHLLVLEDSELLQWLHERILRGAEGAVSAWKAAVEGVALRYETLPDEYLRSRIADIRDVGRQVFAALTGASRAAPAEPLSGILAALDFVPSEIARLDVHRVQGLCAARGTANSHAAILARSLGIPAVFGVGEGLLQVRDGDTLLVDATAARVCLRPDAALLEEYEDRARVEQKSRRLAHQLRSQAALTRDGHRVEVAANIGRVAEVEAAVEAGAEGVGLFRTEFLFLQRTSAPDEDEQYEAYREAARALDGRPLIIRTLDIGGDKPLPYLGVGPEANPFLGVRGLRFCLSNRELFSSQLRAIARAAVDAPIRVMFPMVATREEWREARALWEEAARPFPAARHVEVGLMIEVPSAVLLVRHLAAEAHFFSLGTNDLTQYLFAAERGNEQLAHLSDALHPALLQMVARVTEEAHARGRWVGLCGELAGEALAVPLLVGLGVNELSMSVPSIAAVKQALRACHLGECRALVRQALACGSAAEVRRLLAGEAFEGIMPGARP; the protein is encoded by the coding sequence GTGACGGATCGCAGCGACAGTTCGCCCCTGGTGGGATTGGTCATTGTCTCGCACAGCCGGCAGCTCGCCGAAGGCGTCGCGGAGCTTGCGCGCGAGATGGCAGGGCCCAGTGTCCGGATCGCCACCGCCGGGGGGACGGATGCCCCGGATGCCCCCCTGGGGACCGATGCCCTCCGGGTGATGAACGCCATCGAGAGCATCTATTCGGAGGCGGGCGTGCTGGTGTTGATGGACCTCGGCAGCGCCGTGATGAACGCGGAGCTGGCGGTGGATCTGTTGCCTCCGGACCACCGGGAGCGCGTGCTGCTGTGCAGCGCGCCGCTGGTGGAGGGGGCGGTGGTGGCGGCGGTTCAGGCGCGCCTGGGCAACCCGCTGGGACGGGTGGCCGAGGAGGCCGGCATGGCCCTGATGGCGAAGCAGGGGCAGGTGGGTGGCCCGGCGGTGTCCGGGGCCCTCGCCTCCCCCCGGCCGCTGGGGGCGCCCGAGGTGACCCTGCGCATGGCCGTGCTCAACCCCCTGGGGTTGCACGCGCGGCCGGCCGCGCGCCTGGTGCAGGCGGTGGCGTCCTTCTCGGCGGCCATCCAGCTGCGCAACCTCACCACCCAGAGCAAGGAGGTGGATGCCCGGAGCATCAGCGCGGTGATGACGCTGGGCGTGCAGCAGGGCCATGAAGTCGAGTTCATCGCCAGCGGAGTGGATGGGGCGCATGCGCTGGAGGCGCTGCGTCTGCTGGTGGAGACCCACTTCGGCGATGCCTCCGCCTCGCGGGGCTCCGCCGCGCCCGCGGTGGGCCCGCTGCTGGCGTCCGAGGCGTCCGTCACCACCTGGCTGCCCGGGGTGCTCATCTCCCCGGGCATCGCCGTGGGCCCCGCCATCGTGCTCCAGCCGGAGGTGGACGGGGGGGACGGGGGCGCCATGGGCTCGCCTTCCCAGGAGTGGGAGCGGTTGCAAAGGGCCATCCAGTCCGTGCGCGACGAGCTGATGGCGACGCGCGCCGCCCTGGCCCTGCGCGCGGACCACCAGACGGTGGAGATCTTCGATGCCCACCTGCTGGTGCTCGAGGACTCCGAGCTGCTCCAGTGGCTTCACGAGCGCATCCTCCGGGGGGCCGAGGGGGCCGTCTCGGCGTGGAAGGCGGCCGTGGAGGGGGTGGCGCTGCGCTACGAGACCCTGCCGGATGAGTACCTGCGCTCCCGCATCGCGGACATCCGCGACGTGGGCCGCCAGGTCTTCGCGGCCCTGACGGGGGCCTCCCGCGCGGCCCCGGCCGAGCCCCTCTCCGGCATTCTGGCCGCGCTGGACTTCGTGCCCTCGGAGATCGCCCGCCTGGATGTCCACCGGGTCCAGGGACTGTGCGCGGCACGGGGCACGGCCAACAGCCATGCCGCCATCCTGGCCCGCTCGCTCGGGATTCCCGCCGTGTTTGGCGTGGGCGAGGGGCTGTTGCAGGTCCGTGACGGCGACACCCTGCTCGTGGATGCCACGGCGGCGCGCGTGTGCCTCCGGCCCGATGCGGCCCTCCTGGAGGAGTACGAGGACCGGGCGCGCGTGGAGCAGAAGTCCCGGCGGCTGGCCCATCAGCTTCGCTCCCAGGCGGCGCTGACGCGGGATGGCCACCGGGTGGAGGTGGCCGCCAACATTGGCCGGGTGGCCGAAGTCGAGGCCGCCGTCGAGGCCGGGGCGGAAGGGGTGGGTCTGTTCCGCACCGAGTTTCTCTTCCTCCAGCGCACCTCCGCCCCGGACGAGGACGAGCAGTACGAGGCGTACCGCGAGGCGGCGCGGGCGCTCGATGGGCGTCCGTTGATCATCCGCACGCTCGATATCGGCGGGGACAAGCCGCTGCCCTACCTCGGCGTGGGGCCGGAGGCGAACCCCTTCCTCGGGGTGCGTGGCCTGCGCTTCTGCCTGTCGAACCGGGAGCTGTTCTCCTCCCAGCTCCGGGCCATTGCCCGGGCCGCGGTGGATGCCCCCATCCGGGTGATGTTTCCCATGGTGGCCACGCGCGAGGAGTGGCGCGAGGCCCGGGCGCTCTGGGAGGAGGCCGCCCGGCCGTTCCCCGCGGCCCGGCACGTGGAGGTGGGCCTGATGATCGAAGTCCCCTCCGCGGTGCTCCTTGTGCGGCACCTGGCGGCCGAGGCCCACTTCTTTTCGTTGGGGACCAACGATTTGACGCAGTACCTCTTCGCCGCCGAGCGGGGCAATGAGCAGCTGGCGCACCTGTCCGACGCGCTCCACCCGGCCCTGTTGCAGATGGTGGCGCGGGTGACTGAGGAGGCGCACGCGCGGGGCCGGTGGGTGGGCCTCTGCGGAGAGCTGGCTGGCGAGGCGCTGGCGGTGCCGCTGCTCGTGGGGCTGGGGGTGAATGAGCTGAGCATGAGCGTGCCGTCCATCGCCGCGGTGAAGCAAGCCCTGCGCGCCTGCCACCTGGGCGAGTGCCGGGCGCTGGTTCGGCAGGCGCTCGCCTGTGGGAGCGCCGCGGAGGTCAGGCGTTTGTTGGCGGGCGAGGCGTTCGAGGGGATAATGCCGGGGGCGCGCCCGTAG
- a CDS encoding peroxiredoxin — MGIKVGDKAPGFTLPKQDGTAVSLSDLLQKSAVVLYFYPKDDTPGCTQEACSFRDSYEAFKDAGAEVVGISSQSADSHKAFAAKHRLPFTLVSDEGGKVRKQYGVPSTLGLIPGRVTYVIDRGGTVQHVFNSQLNAARHVTEALGIIQKLNGARAS; from the coding sequence GTGGGCATCAAGGTGGGCGACAAGGCTCCGGGCTTCACGCTGCCGAAGCAGGACGGCACGGCGGTGAGCCTGAGTGACTTGCTCCAGAAGTCGGCCGTGGTCCTCTATTTCTACCCGAAGGACGATACGCCGGGCTGCACCCAGGAGGCGTGCTCCTTCCGCGACTCCTACGAGGCCTTCAAGGACGCGGGCGCCGAGGTGGTGGGCATCAGCTCGCAGTCGGCGGACTCCCACAAGGCCTTCGCCGCGAAGCACCGGCTGCCGTTCACGCTGGTGAGCGACGAGGGCGGCAAGGTGCGCAAGCAGTACGGGGTGCCGAGCACGCTGGGGCTGATTCCGGGCCGGGTGACGTATGTCATCGACCGCGGCGGCACCGTGCAGCACGTGTTCAACTCGCAGCTCAACGCCGCCCGGCACGTCACCGAGGCCCTGGGCATCATCCAGAAGCTCAACGGCGCGCGCGCCTCTTAG
- a CDS encoding DUF3332 domain-containing protein: MKRSSRLLATLCVGVLSLHMSGCFGKFSLTRAMWEFNKNVSDNKFAQWAVFLVMAIVPVYAIGTLVDMLVINSIEFWTGENPVANADGTPGTTRVVRLGPSETLRLSRDAASGVMKVELEREGQAPLVRYFEPLEDGIAVRDDAGALLLQAREQTGGAVAVTDAAGQTMALHSAEAVAQARQVLLNEGAVGLAHYAQNQLAPLSQGLALCTSQP; encoded by the coding sequence ATGAAGCGCTCTTCCCGTCTGCTGGCCACGCTGTGCGTGGGCGTTCTGTCGCTTCACATGTCCGGATGCTTCGGCAAGTTCTCGCTGACGCGGGCCATGTGGGAGTTCAACAAGAACGTCTCGGACAACAAGTTCGCCCAGTGGGCCGTGTTCCTGGTGATGGCGATCGTCCCCGTGTACGCCATTGGCACGCTGGTGGACATGCTCGTCATCAACAGCATCGAGTTCTGGACCGGGGAGAACCCCGTGGCGAACGCGGACGGCACGCCGGGCACCACGCGCGTGGTGCGGCTGGGGCCCAGCGAGACGCTGCGGCTGTCGCGCGATGCGGCCTCGGGCGTGATGAAGGTGGAGCTGGAGCGCGAGGGCCAGGCCCCGCTGGTGCGCTACTTCGAGCCGCTGGAAGACGGCATCGCCGTGCGCGACGACGCGGGCGCGCTGCTGCTCCAGGCGCGCGAGCAGACTGGAGGCGCCGTGGCGGTGACGGACGCGGCCGGGCAGACGATGGCGCTGCACTCGGCCGAGGCCGTGGCCCAGGCGCGGCAGGTGCTCCTCAACGAGGGCGCCGTGGGCCTGGCGCACTACGCCCAGAACCAGCTCGCCCCGCTGAGCCAGGGCCTGGCGCTCTGCACGAGCCAGCCGTAG
- a CDS encoding sigma 54-interacting transcriptional regulator → MSSAPPGPIPTHTVLGSRAQADRLAAQQFHLVLLDTERAGTVFPLGGEVLRIGKAPENDVVIEHPTVSRNHLLVRRQGDRFLVQDLGSTNGTFLDGAQVREAYLRPGALLEVGDVRLRFSPQVAPVHVDPSSEDRLGDLVGRSVPMRQIFTLLQRIATTDSTILLVGETGAGKGAAAKAIHKLSPRAAGPLIVFDCASVSDSLIESELFGHEKGAFTGAVSQRIGCLERANGGTLFLDEIDDLAMDLQPKLLRAIEDREFRRLGASTPISFDARIVVASKKDLWAETQASRFREDLYFRLSVFTVSLPALRDRKEDIPLLVDAFAGEGLWGRLPEKVREQFMGHTWPGNVRELRNALERARHMADIPELAGDGLLREFTREPPATAGEALPVEFTGPFKTCKDELVRAFEREYLTRLLGRTKGNIAKAAREAELDRKHLYSLLHKYGLVQSEED, encoded by the coding sequence ATGTCCTCCGCCCCGCCTGGCCCCATTCCCACGCACACGGTTCTCGGCAGCCGTGCGCAAGCGGACCGGCTCGCCGCGCAGCAGTTCCACCTGGTGCTGCTGGATACCGAACGCGCGGGCACCGTCTTCCCGCTCGGCGGGGAGGTGCTGCGCATCGGCAAGGCGCCCGAGAATGACGTCGTCATCGAGCACCCCACGGTGAGCCGCAACCACCTGCTGGTGCGCCGCCAGGGGGATCGCTTCCTCGTGCAGGACCTGGGCTCCACCAACGGCACCTTCCTGGACGGGGCCCAGGTGCGCGAGGCGTACCTGCGCCCGGGCGCCCTGCTGGAGGTGGGCGACGTGCGCCTGCGCTTTAGCCCCCAGGTCGCCCCCGTCCACGTGGACCCGTCCTCGGAGGACCGGCTGGGGGACCTGGTGGGCCGCAGCGTGCCCATGCGGCAGATCTTCACCCTGCTCCAGCGCATCGCCACCACGGACTCCACCATCCTGCTGGTGGGCGAGACGGGCGCGGGCAAGGGCGCCGCGGCCAAGGCCATCCACAAGCTGTCGCCCCGGGCCGCCGGGCCGCTCATCGTCTTCGACTGCGCCTCCGTCTCCGACTCGCTCATCGAGAGCGAGCTGTTCGGCCACGAGAAGGGCGCCTTCACCGGCGCGGTGAGCCAGCGCATCGGCTGCCTGGAGCGGGCCAACGGCGGCACGCTCTTCCTGGACGAGATCGACGACCTGGCCATGGACCTGCAGCCCAAGCTGCTGCGCGCCATCGAGGACCGGGAGTTCCGCCGCCTGGGCGCCTCCACCCCCATCTCCTTCGATGCGCGCATCGTCGTGGCGAGCAAGAAGGACCTGTGGGCGGAGACCCAGGCGAGCCGCTTCCGGGAGGACCTCTACTTCCGGCTGTCCGTCTTCACCGTGAGCCTGCCGGCCCTGCGGGACCGGAAGGAGGACATCCCCCTCTTGGTGGACGCGTTCGCGGGCGAGGGGCTGTGGGGCCGGCTCCCGGAGAAGGTGCGGGAGCAGTTCATGGGGCACACGTGGCCGGGCAACGTGCGCGAGCTGCGCAACGCGCTGGAGCGGGCGCGCCACATGGCGGACATCCCCGAGCTGGCCGGGGACGGGCTCCTGCGGGAGTTCACCCGGGAGCCCCCGGCCACCGCGGGCGAGGCGCTGCCGGTGGAGTTCACGGGCCCCTTCAAGACGTGCAAGGACGAGCTGGTGCGCGCCTTCGAGCGCGAATACCTCACCCGGCTGCTGGGACGTACAAAGGGCAACATTGCGAAGGCCGCCCGGGAAGCAGAATTGGACCGGAAGCACCTGTACTCACTCCTGCACAAGTACGGTCTGGTACAGAGCGAGGAGGACTGA
- a CDS encoding amidohydrolase family protein has translation MRPLFLLLPVLASCASVPPTSAPPALPAPAPAQVLATRTWVQPRAVVIRHATVMPASGPAIEDGAVAFAEGRLLAVGRNAEVQTPPGAEELDGTGLFVTPGIIDAHSHLGVYATPASFANEEGNEATAPVTAEVDAEHGFWPQDPGLRRAAAGGVTSLLVLPGSANLIGGRGFPVKLHFGRTAAEMQFPGAKDALKMACGENPRRVYGEGRKMAPATRMANVAGFRQAFALARDYLQKREDWEKKRAKKPEEAGPPPARDLKLETLAEVLRGNLLVQNHCYRADEMAVMLQVAEEAGFSIRAFHHAVEAYKLRDVLAKKEVAVATWTDWWGFKMEAWDGIPENPGLLWQAGVRTVIHSDSAYGIQRLNQEAGKAMWRARESGIPVTEEEVLRWVTLHPAWVMGVEERTGSLEPGKMADVVLWKGHPLSAYARAQRVWADGVVTYDAAQGVVEASDFEVGEHARTSARLVAQPAAVPTRQALGLEAPCDGVKDPACATPLALEEGTCTAFQGVTVFTGSEWWTGASVLVEGGKVTRAQKGALGKLPAGCREVEGRGRLLTPGLMDAFTGLGLVEVPAEWSASDEDFRGEAAAKTPIRAALRASDGINPASELFPVARLGGVTAVGAVPSGGLVPGQSAFVAADGRVLRTPLALHINLGISGRAALSTSRSGVLERLRELLSDAREYGRRRADFEQNRMRDVAASRLDLEALQPVLNGSVRVVVAAKRAGDLLAALELAREYRLKLVLVGADEAWQVAGALAAAKVPVILQPTQNLPSDFDSLGGRLDQAALLHAAGVKVLFSTLGEPHRVRTLSQEAANAVAWGLPHTEALRAMTSNVAEAFGVEGGRIAPGVVADLVLWNGDPLESASRPLGMWLAGSQVPLVSRQQALFEKHRAPVK, from the coding sequence ATGCGCCCTCTCTTTCTGTTGCTGCCCGTGCTGGCCTCGTGTGCCTCCGTTCCTCCCACATCGGCGCCCCCGGCGCTCCCCGCTCCGGCACCGGCGCAGGTCCTGGCCACCCGGACGTGGGTCCAGCCGCGCGCCGTCGTCATCCGCCATGCCACGGTGATGCCCGCCTCGGGCCCGGCCATCGAGGATGGCGCGGTGGCCTTCGCCGAGGGCCGGTTGCTGGCGGTGGGCCGCAACGCGGAGGTGCAGACGCCGCCGGGCGCGGAGGAACTGGACGGCACGGGGCTCTTCGTCACCCCGGGCATCATCGACGCGCACAGCCACCTGGGCGTGTATGCCACCCCGGCGAGCTTCGCCAACGAGGAGGGCAACGAGGCCACCGCCCCGGTGACGGCCGAGGTGGATGCCGAGCACGGCTTCTGGCCGCAGGACCCGGGGCTGCGGCGCGCGGCGGCGGGCGGGGTGACCTCGCTGCTCGTGCTGCCGGGCAGCGCCAACCTGATTGGGGGCCGGGGCTTCCCGGTGAAGCTGCACTTTGGCCGCACGGCGGCGGAGATGCAGTTTCCGGGGGCCAAGGACGCGCTGAAGATGGCCTGCGGGGAGAACCCGCGCCGGGTGTACGGCGAGGGCCGCAAGATGGCGCCCGCCACGCGCATGGCCAACGTGGCCGGCTTCCGGCAGGCGTTCGCCCTGGCGCGCGACTACCTCCAGAAGCGCGAGGACTGGGAGAAGAAGCGGGCGAAGAAGCCCGAGGAGGCGGGGCCGCCGCCCGCACGGGACTTGAAGCTGGAGACGCTGGCGGAGGTGCTGCGCGGCAACCTGCTGGTGCAGAACCACTGCTACCGCGCCGATGAGATGGCGGTGATGCTCCAGGTGGCGGAGGAGGCGGGCTTCTCCATCCGCGCCTTCCACCACGCGGTGGAGGCCTACAAGCTCCGGGACGTGCTGGCGAAGAAAGAGGTGGCGGTGGCCACCTGGACGGACTGGTGGGGCTTCAAGATGGAGGCCTGGGACGGCATCCCCGAGAACCCGGGGCTCCTGTGGCAGGCGGGGGTTCGGACCGTCATCCACTCGGACTCGGCCTATGGCATCCAGCGGCTGAACCAGGAGGCGGGCAAGGCGATGTGGCGGGCGCGCGAGTCGGGCATCCCCGTCACCGAGGAGGAGGTGCTGCGCTGGGTGACGCTGCATCCCGCGTGGGTCATGGGGGTAGAGGAGCGCACGGGCTCGCTGGAGCCGGGGAAGATGGCGGATGTGGTGCTGTGGAAGGGCCACCCGCTGAGCGCCTATGCGCGGGCGCAGCGGGTGTGGGCCGATGGCGTCGTCACCTATGACGCGGCCCAGGGCGTGGTGGAGGCGAGCGACTTCGAGGTGGGGGAGCACGCGCGGACCTCGGCCCGGCTGGTGGCGCAGCCCGCGGCCGTGCCCACGCGGCAGGCGCTGGGGCTGGAGGCCCCGTGCGACGGCGTGAAGGACCCGGCCTGCGCCACGCCGCTGGCCTTGGAGGAGGGGACATGCACGGCCTTCCAGGGCGTGACGGTGTTCACCGGCTCCGAGTGGTGGACGGGCGCCTCCGTGCTCGTGGAGGGCGGCAAGGTGACGCGGGCGCAGAAGGGCGCGCTGGGGAAGCTGCCTGCCGGGTGCCGCGAGGTGGAGGGCCGGGGCCGGTTGCTGACGCCGGGCTTGATGGATGCCTTCACGGGGCTGGGGCTGGTGGAGGTCCCCGCGGAGTGGTCGGCCTCGGATGAGGACTTCCGGGGCGAGGCCGCGGCGAAGACGCCCATCCGGGCCGCGCTGCGGGCCTCCGATGGAATCAATCCGGCCTCCGAGCTCTTCCCGGTGGCCCGGCTGGGCGGCGTGACGGCGGTGGGGGCGGTGCCTTCAGGGGGACTGGTGCCCGGCCAGAGCGCCTTCGTGGCGGCGGATGGCCGCGTGCTCCGGACACCCCTGGCGCTCCACATCAACCTGGGGATCTCCGGCCGGGCGGCGCTGTCTACCTCGCGCTCGGGGGTGCTCGAGCGCCTGCGGGAGCTGCTCTCGGATGCGCGGGAGTACGGCCGGCGACGGGCGGACTTCGAGCAGAACCGCATGCGGGACGTGGCCGCGAGCCGGTTGGATCTGGAGGCGCTCCAGCCGGTGCTGAACGGCTCCGTGCGGGTGGTGGTGGCGGCGAAGCGGGCAGGGGACTTGCTGGCGGCGCTGGAGCTGGCGCGCGAGTACAGGCTCAAGCTCGTGCTCGTGGGCGCGGACGAGGCGTGGCAGGTGGCAGGGGCCCTGGCGGCGGCGAAGGTGCCCGTCATCCTCCAGCCCACGCAGAACCTGCCCAGTGACTTCGACAGCCTGGGCGGGCGGCTGGACCAGGCGGCCCTGCTGCATGCCGCGGGGGTGAAGGTGCTCTTCTCCACGCTGGGCGAGCCGCACCGGGTGCGCACGCTGTCCCAGGAGGCCGCGAACGCGGTGGCCTGGGGCCTGCCCCACACCGAGGCCCTGCGGGCGATGACGTCCAATGTGGCGGAGGCCTTTGGGGTGGAGGGCGGCCGAATCGCCCCGGGCGTGGTGGCGGACCTGGTTCTGTGGAACGGGGACCCGCTGGAGAGCGCCAGCCGCCCGCTGGGCATGTGGCTCGCGGGCAGCCAGGTGCCGCTCGTCAGCCGGCAGCAGGCGCTTTTCGAGAAGCACCGCGCGCCGGTGAAGTAG
- a CDS encoding M20/M25/M40 family metallo-hydrolase, with product MQLHRYIDEELFDDLSTFVAARTYRGVDLSEAQVVANLQQIQAELLRQVEQFNQTQKVHKLTPFEWKKTINGQEYWLFGVRVGSGPRRVALSSHLDTVAPGNQEGWEPFKLVKEQRIYLGKEQEFYVGRGAIDDKGPALIALNVLKAVARQYDGDSRLDRLTLEVIFDTSEETDMSMHHYLEDKPEENPDLGVIFDAMWCIRAEKGIERPVFTIQRRATPPEPGPGAPARVWIESLDTPKGPANQIPDSATAVIRSDSPEALQRFAQQVEALYQGHGFDDPAYRKAPLTVDTSGLADNRLVLKTSVIGAQHGSAPDENRREGANPLVALTNFLSAMVGSHLERNELSEMSRFITWSWGTQVLGEHHPELLLSHDAVFPEGKGTTYAVTRFYSNPAGAPGIAARVEIDIRYALGHHSVAWDGKTEGLVGGKTSPSRFQEIFAELLRRFPAETGYTIGYQTTNFFPPDVRLPESAAFRSVSQAFEKVLGEPCPARAIGGGTDAKGNTNLIAAGALFTENMGPPINYHGFNEGAPVEDLRKSADILYGLLADEVTGAAKSSSSARPRFTPMRAAPDFH from the coding sequence GTGCAGCTCCATCGCTATATCGACGAAGAGTTGTTCGATGATCTCTCGACCTTCGTTGCAGCCCGGACCTACCGCGGGGTAGACCTGTCCGAGGCTCAGGTCGTGGCCAACCTCCAGCAGATCCAGGCGGAGCTGCTGCGTCAGGTCGAGCAGTTCAATCAAACGCAGAAGGTCCACAAGCTCACGCCCTTCGAGTGGAAGAAGACCATCAATGGCCAGGAGTACTGGCTGTTTGGCGTCCGCGTGGGCTCGGGGCCGCGCCGGGTCGCGCTGAGCAGCCACCTCGACACGGTGGCTCCAGGCAACCAAGAGGGCTGGGAGCCCTTCAAGCTCGTGAAGGAGCAGCGGATCTATCTGGGCAAGGAGCAGGAGTTCTACGTCGGCCGCGGAGCCATCGATGACAAGGGCCCCGCCCTCATCGCCCTCAACGTCCTGAAGGCCGTGGCCCGGCAGTATGACGGCGATTCCAGGCTGGACCGGCTCACCCTGGAGGTCATCTTCGATACCTCGGAGGAGACCGACATGTCGATGCACCACTACCTGGAAGACAAGCCGGAGGAGAACCCGGACCTGGGGGTCATCTTCGATGCCATGTGGTGCATCCGTGCCGAGAAGGGAATCGAGCGCCCCGTCTTCACCATCCAGCGCCGGGCGACGCCGCCTGAGCCCGGGCCTGGGGCCCCCGCGCGGGTGTGGATCGAATCGCTCGACACGCCGAAGGGGCCCGCGAACCAGATTCCCGACTCGGCCACCGCGGTCATCCGCTCGGATTCTCCGGAGGCCCTCCAGCGCTTCGCCCAGCAGGTGGAGGCCCTGTACCAGGGCCACGGGTTCGACGATCCCGCCTATCGCAAGGCCCCGCTGACCGTGGACACGTCGGGCCTGGCGGACAACCGCCTCGTCCTCAAGACCTCGGTGATCGGTGCGCAGCACGGCTCGGCGCCGGATGAGAACCGGAGGGAGGGGGCCAACCCGCTGGTCGCGCTGACCAACTTCTTGAGTGCGATGGTGGGCAGCCACCTGGAGCGCAACGAGCTCAGCGAAATGAGCCGGTTCATCACCTGGAGCTGGGGCACCCAGGTCCTCGGCGAGCACCACCCGGAGCTGCTGCTGAGCCACGACGCGGTCTTCCCGGAGGGCAAGGGGACGACGTATGCCGTGACCCGCTTCTATTCCAACCCGGCGGGCGCTCCTGGCATTGCCGCGCGGGTAGAGATCGACATCCGCTACGCCCTGGGCCACCACAGCGTGGCGTGGGACGGTAAGACCGAGGGACTGGTGGGAGGCAAGACATCCCCCAGCCGTTTCCAGGAAATCTTCGCGGAGCTGCTGCGGCGATTCCCCGCCGAGACCGGCTACACCATCGGGTACCAGACGACCAACTTCTTCCCGCCCGACGTCCGGCTTCCGGAGAGCGCTGCGTTCCGGAGCGTCAGCCAGGCGTTCGAGAAGGTTCTGGGCGAGCCGTGTCCGGCCAGGGCCATCGGGGGTGGAACGGATGCCAAGGGCAATACGAACCTGATCGCCGCCGGCGCGCTGTTCACCGAGAACATGGGGCCTCCCATCAACTACCACGGCTTCAACGAGGGCGCCCCGGTCGAGGATCTCCGCAAGAGCGCCGACATCCTCTACGGCCTGCTGGCGGATGAGGTGACAGGCGCCGCGAAGTCTTCGTCCAGCGCCCGTCCCCGCTTCACACCGATGCGCGCCGCGCCGGACTTCCACTAA
- a CDS encoding class I SAM-dependent methyltransferase, producing the protein MSGNDVRGRAPLSLVSQEPDLLFYMRQAGERGGPVLVLGTANGRVPWSLAGHGFPVVGVDASEAMIRSAEERRGAESPEVSGRVRFVISDVRALRLEERFPLVLAPQHAMGLMPNRDDLEAFLATVRHHLAPDGTFIYDVLNPPREAILPRDDTPTAPLEPRRSLFALHLSERKPPGGPAPIRRLRLRHFSPEELETALSACGLTLRERYGRFDGKPFDLEDSRQIGVVGL; encoded by the coding sequence ATGAGCGGGAATGATGTCCGCGGCCGTGCGCCCCTGTCCCTGGTGAGCCAGGAGCCGGATCTCCTCTTCTACATGCGCCAGGCGGGTGAGCGGGGCGGGCCGGTGCTCGTGCTGGGCACCGCCAACGGCCGGGTGCCCTGGTCCCTGGCGGGCCATGGGTTCCCGGTGGTGGGCGTGGACGCCTCCGAGGCGATGATTCGCTCCGCCGAGGAGCGCCGCGGCGCGGAATCCCCGGAGGTCTCCGGCCGGGTGCGCTTCGTCATCTCCGATGTGCGGGCCCTGCGCCTGGAGGAGCGCTTTCCGCTGGTGCTTGCCCCCCAGCACGCCATGGGGCTCATGCCGAACCGGGATGACCTGGAGGCCTTCCTGGCCACGGTGCGTCACCACCTCGCGCCGGATGGCACCTTCATCTATGACGTGCTCAACCCGCCCCGCGAGGCCATCCTCCCCCGGGACGACACCCCCACGGCCCCGCTGGAGCCCCGCCGCTCGCTGTTCGCCCTGCACCTGAGCGAGCGCAAGCCCCCCGGGGGCCCGGCGCCCATCCGCCGGTTGCGGCTGCGCCACTTCTCCCCGGAAGAGCTGGAAACGGCGCTCAGTGCCTGTGGGTTGACGCTGCGCGAGCGCTACGGGCGCTTCGACGGCAAGCCGTTCGATCTGGAGGACTCCCGCCAGATTGGCGTCGTGGGGCTGTAG
- a CDS encoding response regulator transcription factor — MSGKVQRILVVEDDLSILTGLSINLRIEGYEVLQAQDGRVGLAKALDEAPDLIVLDIMLPELNGFDVLKELRQRGRDTAVVMLSAKGMETDKILGLNLGADDYVVKPFGLQELMARIKAVLRRRHPVSGAPPVTFGDVEVDMVGKTVARAGKAVELTAQEFKLLTHFLAHPGRTFSREELLSGAWGFDYEGSARTVDNFVRQLRLKFEPDPESPRHFLTIRGLGYRFDR; from the coding sequence ATGAGCGGCAAGGTCCAACGCATCCTGGTCGTGGAGGATGACCTGTCCATCCTCACGGGCCTGTCCATCAACCTGCGCATCGAAGGCTACGAGGTGCTCCAGGCCCAGGACGGGCGCGTGGGGCTCGCCAAGGCGCTCGACGAGGCGCCGGACCTCATCGTCCTGGACATCATGCTGCCGGAGCTCAACGGCTTCGATGTCCTCAAGGAGCTGCGCCAGCGCGGCCGGGACACCGCCGTGGTGATGCTCTCCGCCAAGGGCATGGAGACGGACAAGATTCTCGGCCTCAACCTGGGGGCGGATGACTACGTGGTGAAGCCCTTCGGGCTGCAGGAGCTGATGGCGCGCATCAAGGCCGTGCTGCGCCGCCGGCATCCCGTCTCGGGCGCGCCCCCGGTGACGTTCGGGGACGTGGAGGTGGACATGGTGGGCAAGACGGTGGCGCGCGCCGGCAAGGCCGTGGAGCTGACGGCGCAGGAGTTCAAGCTGCTCACCCACTTCCTGGCCCACCCGGGGCGGACCTTCTCCCGCGAGGAGCTGCTGTCGGGCGCCTGGGGCTTCGACTACGAGGGCAGCGCGCGCACGGTGGACAACTTCGTGCGCCAGCTGCGGCTCAAGTTCGAGCCGGATCCGGAATCCCCCCGCCACTTTCTGACGATCCGGGGGCTGGGCTACCGGTTCGACCGCTGA